CTTTCGGTAATACCGAATGCTTCTAACAATTTCAGGTTCAGTTGCGCTTCGTGCAGGTCTGATTTTTTACGGCTTAACTTTACCAGCTTATTACAGGTAAACCAATGGTATAATCGGTTGGTGGTACCAATTCGTAAAGGAATTTTTAAATGTTTGGCCCGCTTCGCAATTCGTGAAACGGGAAAAACATGTAGTATACAGTCAGGCTTTTCACCTGCAATAAGAATATTGTTGTTTAAAAAATCCTCCACATCAATAAATACATCTACGTGCTTGCAGGCAGCAATAACAGGCTTTGTATACGATTTGCCCAGGAAGGCAATGGTGGTATTGGGAAAATGCCGTTTCAGCACAGCTGCTACCGGCAGTGTAAGTATTACATCGCCAATGCTGTCGGTGCGGCTGATAATAATATTACGGGGTGTATTTTTCAATGACAGGGTATTTTGAACAAAAATAGCTGAATACTGTTCAATTTTATCAAATAATCGCAAAGTGGTAGATTGCGGTCATAAGTGAAAAAAGAGAAAGTGATATGACAAATTTTATTCCCATATTCCCCCTGAACATTGTAGTTTTTCCCGGTGAAAAAGTACACCTCCATGTTTTTGAGCCCCGTTATAAGCAATTGATAAACGAATGTTTTGAAGCCAAAAAAACTTTTGGTATTCCTTCTGTAGTGAATAACAGGTTGCAGGAAATGGGCACCCTGGTGCGGGTGAACGACATTGTGCAAACGTATGAGAACGGCGAAATGGATATTAAAACGGAAGGGTTGCGCATATTCCGGGTGTTGGAGGTAATTAAACAGGTACCCGATAAATTATACAGTGGCGCCATTGTAAATTATCCGGAGAACGATGATGCCGGTAACCGGGAGCTGATGCAAAAAGTAGTGAAAGGAGTAAAGGAAATGCATCGCCTGTTGAATATTTCAAAGGATTTTAAAAAGCCTGATGAGGAATTAAAGTCTTACGATGTGGGGCACCATGCAGGCTTGTCGCTCGAGGAAGAATATGAGTTTTTAGGATTGATGAAAGAACTGCAACGCCAGGAATTTATAAAACGGCATTTACAAAAAGTATTGCCCATGCTGATGGAAATGGAACAGTTGAAAGAAAAAGTAAAACTAAACGGACATTTCAGGAATTTATCGGCATTTGATTTCGATCTGTAAGATCTCCCGGAAGGATTTTTTTTGGCGAAAACAAAAAAATCACATTTCTTCATCCGGTATTTGATCCAGGAAACCGTTAAAATCTATACAGATTGGTTCAAACAACTACGCTTTGCTTTGACTTTGGCAATACCCGGTTGAAATGTGCCGTGTTTAATAACAGGGAATTACAGGAGGTGCTGATATTGGAGAATGATAGTATTGATACTATTCAACACCTGATTGCTGCTTACAAACCTTCCAGGTCAATCCTTTCATCAGTAGTAAATCATAATCCCGAAATGGAACAGCTGCTGGCTGCAGCATCCCGCTTCCATAAACTAAGTCATCAGTCAAAAATACCCATCACCACACCCGTTGGCAAGCCTTCCGATATTGGGGCCGACCGCCTGGCGCTGATGGCTGCTGCCGTTGATCTTTTTCCCACACATAACAATCTGGTAATAGGGTTGGGGAGCGCCATCACCTATAACTTCGTTAATAAGAACAAAGAGTTCCTGGGCGGTGGTATTTCACCGGGCATGGAAATGCGGTTTAAATCGTTGAAGATGTTCACCGCTAAATTGCCTTTGGTTGAAAAAGACTGGAATTTACCCCTCATAGGCTACGATACCCGTACCAATATACTCAGTGGCGTTATCCTGGGAATGGCCAAAGAGATAGATGGCATGATAGACGCCTATGCCGCAAGGTACAGGAACTTTAACGTGGTCTTAACCGGGGGGGATGCGCCCTATTTTGTGTATCATTTGAAAAACAGGATATTTGCAGACCCTGACCTTATTTTCAAGGGACTTTATGCTATCAGCGAACACAATAATGTATAACAGAATGTAGTTGTTAGCAGGCGAAATATGCGAAGAACCAGGATTACATATTATTGTTTTGCAGCCCTGTTGATGGGTTGTTTTTTTGTATTCACCTCCTGTGAGAATGACGAGAAGGTAGTGAACGAGCTTTTTCAAAAGAAGGTAGCTGTTGAAGAAGCCAGAAATATAGAAAGCTATTTAAGCCAGGTAGGCGTTGTAAAAGCCAAACTCACTTCGCCGTATATGCTCCGCGTACAGGCCGATTCGCCTTATATGGAATTCCCCAAAACCATGCATGTTGATTTTTATAACGACAGCACGGTTATAGAAAGTACAGTGGATAGCCGTTACGCCAAATATGTGGAGTTTGACCGTAAAGTACTGTTGCGCGACAGCGTGCTGGTTATAAGCATTAAAAACGGCGATACCCTGCGTACCCAGGAGCTTTGGTGGGACCAGGATAAAAAAGAGTTCTACACCGATAAACCTGCACACGTATTCCAGCGCGATAAAATAATCTTTGCCAAAAATGGCTTGCGCGCCGCCCAGGATCTTACTTCCTACACTTTTTACAGCAGCT
The Niastella koreensis GR20-10 genome window above contains:
- a CDS encoding type III pantothenate kinase, giving the protein MVQTTTLCFDFGNTRLKCAVFNNRELQEVLILENDSIDTIQHLIAAYKPSRSILSSVVNHNPEMEQLLAAASRFHKLSHQSKIPITTPVGKPSDIGADRLALMAAAVDLFPTHNNLVIGLGSAITYNFVNKNKEFLGGGISPGMEMRFKSLKMFTAKLPLVEKDWNLPLIGYDTRTNILSGVILGMAKEIDGMIDAYAARYRNFNVVLTGGDAPYFVYHLKNRIFADPDLIFKGLYAISEHNNV
- the lptC gene encoding LPS export ABC transporter periplasmic protein LptC yields the protein MRRTRITYYCFAALLMGCFFVFTSCENDEKVVNELFQKKVAVEEARNIESYLSQVGVVKAKLTSPYMLRVQADSPYMEFPKTMHVDFYNDSTVIESTVDSRYAKYVEFDRKVLLRDSVLVISIKNGDTLRTQELWWDQDKKEFYTDKPAHVFQRDKIIFAKNGLRAAQDLTSYTFYSSSGPMLVPQNGIPQ
- a CDS encoding LON peptidase substrate-binding domain-containing protein; this encodes MTNFIPIFPLNIVVFPGEKVHLHVFEPRYKQLINECFEAKKTFGIPSVVNNRLQEMGTLVRVNDIVQTYENGEMDIKTEGLRIFRVLEVIKQVPDKLYSGAIVNYPENDDAGNRELMQKVVKGVKEMHRLLNISKDFKKPDEELKSYDVGHHAGLSLEEEYEFLGLMKELQRQEFIKRHLQKVLPMLMEMEQLKEKVKLNGHFRNLSAFDFDL